A single Candidatus Methylomirabilota bacterium DNA region contains:
- a CDS encoding nucleotidyltransferase domain-containing protein, with product MDKTIPSAGLGATLEGQLQAVVDSLNRVYHRQLVSVWLYGSAARGDFIPGRSDVNLLVILQSVRLEELAETAKQLRRWRRLKIVPLLLTEGELRLAARAFPLEVSDIQESGRLLCGSHALSAIVVSPEHLRAQCRRELHGVLIRLRQGYLELSDRGEALDGLLAGAITSLLPVFRAIIRLDGTPVPTTDMEVIESAASQHHLDRDLLTTLLAHKRGSIRLATADIRQILSRLIEEWERVVALIDAA from the coding sequence CCTCAACCGGGTGTACCATCGGCAACTTGTTTCGGTCTGGCTCTATGGAAGCGCTGCTCGTGGCGATTTCATCCCCGGCCGATCCGATGTAAACCTGCTGGTTATCTTGCAATCGGTCAGGCTGGAGGAGTTGGCGGAGACGGCGAAGCAGCTTCGCCGATGGCGGAGGCTCAAGATCGTCCCCCTGCTCCTTACGGAAGGCGAGCTCCGGCTCGCCGCCCGCGCCTTCCCTCTTGAGGTGTCGGATATCCAGGAGTCCGGTCGCCTACTGTGTGGCTCTCACGCACTCTCCGCCATCGTGGTGTCACCCGAGCATCTTCGGGCCCAATGCCGACGAGAGCTCCATGGCGTGCTGATCCGACTGCGGCAAGGATACCTGGAGCTGTCGGATCGCGGAGAGGCGCTTGACGGCCTCCTTGCGGGCGCCATCACCTCCCTCCTCCCGGTCTTTCGCGCCATCATACGTCTGGACGGGACGCCTGTCCCGACCACCGATATGGAGGTCATTGAATCGGCAGCTTCACAACATCATCTCGATCGGGACCTCTTGACTACGCTCCTCGCTCACAAGCGTGGATCGATCCGACTGGCCACCGCCGATATCAGGCAGATCCTTTCCCGCCTCATTGAAGAGTGGGAGCGGGTGGTTGCGCTTATCGATGCCGCCTGA